One region of Triticum aestivum cultivar Chinese Spring chromosome 6B, IWGSC CS RefSeq v2.1, whole genome shotgun sequence genomic DNA includes:
- the LOC123136542 gene encoding syntaxin-related protein KNOLLE-like — translation MNDLMTHSFVGAAAAAPQAKRQQDGGSAAGADKLQAFLAEAEAAKNEMTALRNELSQLQSAHEASKSLLRPGAPRAATQAALVRLLGSARRLRARLASMDRRAPAPAAHATAGLRGRLQDLTAGVQTLRRQVSAERRSDAARCYLAVAGEAPTEDQLDRLVASGGVGANGADEAMRAAMLSSSEAEKVEGGLLELQQLFLDMAALVESQGPLLDDVERHVAAAAEDVGAAEGELREARRLQGAARRRRMWLGGGLAALLLVALAVAAVVVALALARRKGGSVQFAGAGLSGLGEFASVGVFHFLGL, via the coding sequence ATGAACGATCTGATGACCCACTCCTTCGTCGGCGCCGCTGCAGCAGCGCCACAGGCCAAGAGGCAGCAAGACGGCGGGTCTGCCGCCGGCGCCGACAAGCTCCAGGCGTTCTTGGCAGAGGCAGAGGCGGCCAAGAACGAGATGACCGCGCTGCGCAACGAGCTTTCCCAGCTCCAGTCCGCGCACGAGGCTTCCAAGTCCCTCCTCCGCCCCGgcgcgccccgcgccgccacgcAGGCCGCGCTCGTCCGCCTCCTAGGCTccgcccgccgcctccgcgcccgccTTGCATCCATGGACCGCCGCGCCCCGGCGCCCGCTGCCCACGCCACCGCGGGCCTCCGCGGCCGCCTCCAGGACCTCACTGCCGGGGTCCAGACCCTCCGACGTCAGGTCTCCGCCGAGCGCCGTAGCGACGCGGCCCGCTGCTACCTCGCCGTGGCCGGCGAGGCCCCCACCGAGGACCAGCTGGATCGGCTCGTCGCAAGCGGCGGAGTGGGCGCCAACGGCGCCGACGAGGCGATGCGGGCGGCCATGCTGTCCTCCTCCGAGGCTGAGAAGGTGGAGGGTGGGCTCCTGGAGCTGCAGCAGCTGTTTCTCGACATGGCCGCGCTGGTTGAGTCCCAGGGCCCGCTCTTGGACGACGTGGAGCGGCATGTCGCAGCGGCAGCGGAGGACGTCGGCGCGGCCGAGGGGGAGCTGCGAGAGGCCCGGCGGCTCCAGGGCGCCGCGCGGCGGAGGAGGATGTGGTTGGGCGGGGGGCTCGCGGCGCTGCTGCTGGTCGCCCTCGCCGTGGCGGCCGTCGTGGTGGCTCTCGCGCTGGCGCGGCGCAAGGGCGGCAGTGTGCAGTTCGCCGGTGCCGGTCTGTCTGGCTTGGGTGAATTTGCCAGTGTTGGTGTGTTTCATTTTCTTGGGTTGTGA